The Sporichthyaceae bacterium genome has a window encoding:
- a CDS encoding response regulator transcription factor, with translation MTDPIRLVICDDHRVVREGLRRVLSEDPDLLVLADVGTSADVVGACAQHRPDVVVLDVTLPDGSGIGAIPRIAAVSPGTRVLVLTMHDDLAYLREAFAAGAAGYVLKAAADVELFDAVHQVFAGHRYVHPTLGAALIDAQTDPGPNGVGKPSVSMTHGLSEREAEILRYLALGYTNTEMAQMLTLSVRTVETYRLRLQQKVGLRSRAELARLARESGLLP, from the coding sequence GTGACCGATCCGATCAGGTTGGTGATCTGCGACGACCACCGGGTCGTCCGCGAAGGCCTGCGCCGGGTGCTCAGCGAGGACCCGGATCTGCTGGTTCTGGCCGACGTGGGCACCTCGGCCGACGTCGTCGGGGCCTGCGCGCAGCACCGGCCCGACGTCGTGGTCCTCGACGTCACTCTGCCCGACGGCAGCGGGATCGGCGCGATCCCGCGGATCGCGGCGGTCAGCCCGGGCACCCGGGTGCTGGTGCTGACGATGCACGACGATTTGGCCTACCTGCGCGAGGCATTCGCGGCCGGCGCGGCCGGTTACGTGCTCAAGGCCGCGGCCGACGTCGAACTGTTCGACGCCGTCCACCAGGTCTTCGCCGGACACCGCTACGTCCATCCGACACTGGGCGCCGCGCTGATCGACGCCCAGACCGATCCCGGGCCGAACGGTGTCGGCAAGCCGTCGGTGTCGATGACCCACGGCCTGTCCGAACGCGAGGCCGAGATCCTGCGTTACCTCGCGCTGGGCTACACGAACACGGAGATGGCACAGATGCTGACGCTCTCGGTCAGGACGGTGGAGACCTACCGGTTGCGACTGCAGCAGAAGGTCGGGCTGCGGTCCCGCGCCGAACTGGCCCGGTTGGCGCGCGAGTCCGGGCTGCTGCCGTGA
- a CDS encoding mycofactocin-coupled SDR family oxidoreductase translates to MSQRLAGKVAFITGLARGQGRSHAVRMASEGARIIGLDLCDRIDSVGYPLSDKEDLERTVAQVQAAGGEIVARVGDVRDRDAVAACLADGLAAFGRVDLVVANAGVLPIVGEQSRTVAAFLDAVEVNLTGVFHTVDVVIPTLIEQGEGGSIVITSSTSGLTGLADGSPGSMGYAAAKHGVVGLMRGWATVLAEHNVRVNTVHPTGLASPMVLNEAFGGYLDEHPEMRPRLRNALPVHLIEPIDISNAIIWLCSAEARYVTGVTLPVDAGFCLR, encoded by the coding sequence GTGAGTCAGAGGCTCGCCGGGAAGGTCGCGTTCATCACCGGTCTGGCCCGGGGCCAGGGCCGGTCCCATGCGGTCCGGATGGCGTCCGAGGGCGCCCGGATCATCGGCCTCGACCTGTGCGACCGGATCGACTCCGTCGGCTATCCCCTGTCCGACAAGGAAGATCTGGAGCGCACGGTCGCGCAGGTGCAGGCAGCCGGTGGCGAGATCGTGGCGCGGGTCGGCGACGTCCGCGACCGCGATGCCGTGGCGGCCTGCCTGGCCGACGGGCTGGCGGCGTTCGGTCGGGTCGACCTCGTGGTGGCCAATGCAGGGGTCCTGCCGATCGTCGGTGAGCAGAGCCGCACCGTGGCGGCGTTCCTCGACGCCGTCGAGGTCAACCTGACCGGGGTCTTCCACACCGTCGACGTGGTGATCCCGACCCTGATCGAACAGGGCGAGGGGGGCAGCATCGTGATCACCAGTTCGACCTCGGGGCTGACCGGCCTGGCCGACGGGAGTCCCGGCAGCATGGGCTACGCGGCAGCGAAGCACGGCGTGGTGGGGTTGATGCGCGGCTGGGCAACGGTCCTGGCCGAGCACAACGTCCGGGTGAACACCGTGCACCCGACCGGGCTGGCCTCGCCGATGGTGCTCAACGAGGCTTTCGGCGGCTACCTCGACGAGCACCCGGAGATGCGTCCCCGACTGCGCAACGCCCTGCCGGTGCACCTGATCGAGCCGATCGACATCAGCAACGCGATCATCTGGCTGTGCTCGGCCGAGGCCCGCTACGTCACCGGTGTCACGCTGCCGGTGGATGCCGGGTTCTGCCTGCGCTGA
- a CDS encoding SMP-30/gluconolactonase/LRE family protein, translating into MEKLVGDGHFFEGPRWHDGHWYSSDLYGPAVHQVTPEGESRIVATVPNQPSGLGWLPDGTMLVVSMKDTQVMKANADGSVSNYADLRPGTVSFANDMVVDKLGRAWVGTFGFNLFEGEQPARGAISRVDPDGTVTVVATEMDFPNGLIVSPDNNTLIVAETFGSRLTAFDISADGSLSGKRVVAQLGKAPSWDSMETLIQLECAPDGCVLDAENHVWVADAWMGRALRVSPDGKIVDEVKAPPGMGLFSCTLGGPNGNTLLICCAPSFADHERKPVKESELWVQDVEVPRADGRP; encoded by the coding sequence ATGGAGAAGCTCGTCGGAGACGGTCATTTCTTCGAAGGCCCGCGGTGGCACGACGGCCACTGGTACTCCTCCGACCTGTACGGCCCCGCCGTCCATCAGGTCACTCCCGAGGGCGAGTCGCGGATCGTCGCGACAGTGCCCAATCAGCCCTCGGGCCTGGGCTGGTTGCCGGACGGCACGATGCTGGTGGTGTCCATGAAGGACACCCAGGTGATGAAGGCCAACGCCGACGGATCGGTGTCGAACTACGCGGACCTGCGTCCAGGCACCGTCAGCTTCGCCAACGACATGGTCGTCGACAAGCTGGGGCGTGCCTGGGTCGGCACCTTCGGCTTCAACCTGTTCGAGGGCGAGCAGCCCGCCCGCGGAGCGATCTCCAGAGTCGACCCGGACGGCACTGTCACCGTCGTCGCGACCGAGATGGACTTCCCGAACGGCTTGATCGTCAGCCCGGACAACAACACGCTGATCGTGGCGGAGACCTTCGGCTCCCGGCTGACCGCGTTCGACATCAGCGCCGACGGCTCGTTGAGCGGCAAGCGTGTTGTCGCCCAGCTCGGCAAGGCACCCTCGTGGGACTCGATGGAAACCCTCATCCAGCTCGAGTGCGCCCCCGACGGCTGCGTGCTGGACGCCGAGAACCACGTCTGGGTGGCCGACGCCTGGATGGGCCGCGCACTGCGGGTGTCCCCGGACGGCAAGATCGTCGACGAGGTCAAGGCACCGCCGGGGATGGGCCTGTTCTCGTGCACGCTCGGCGGGCCGAACGGAAACACGCTGCTGATCTGCTGCGCGCCGAGCTTTGCCGACCACGAGCGCAAGCCGGTCAAGGAGTCCGAGCTCTGGGTGCAGGACGTCGAGGTGCCGCGAGCAGACGGGCGACCTTGA
- a CDS encoding HAD-IA family hydrolase, with translation MPAPDIDVVVFDIGGVLVASPLTEFGRLDAEYGLIPGTAMGLFRGGGLFEPCETGRMPFSTFCEHAVEQIRAEQGISVPAARFAAMMAAIMGDQVEPVIHALVLQLKAAGFRIGLCSNIYSDLDGWIRSMFPPGTVDVHCLSYEVGLRKPDAAIYAALIERCACPAENIVFIDDFVENVAGAGDAGLLAIRFTDAAALRESLAELRIVPA, from the coding sequence GTGCCCGCACCCGACATCGACGTGGTCGTGTTCGACATCGGCGGGGTCCTGGTGGCCAGTCCGTTGACGGAGTTCGGCCGGTTGGATGCCGAGTACGGGCTCATCCCCGGTACGGCCATGGGCCTGTTCCGGGGCGGAGGTCTGTTCGAACCGTGCGAGACCGGCCGGATGCCGTTCAGCACGTTCTGCGAGCACGCGGTCGAACAGATCCGAGCGGAGCAAGGGATTTCGGTCCCGGCCGCGCGGTTCGCGGCGATGATGGCCGCGATCATGGGCGACCAGGTCGAACCCGTGATTCACGCGCTGGTCCTGCAACTCAAGGCCGCCGGGTTTCGCATCGGGTTGTGCTCGAACATCTACTCCGATCTGGACGGCTGGATCCGGTCGATGTTCCCGCCGGGCACGGTGGACGTGCACTGCCTGTCCTACGAGGTGGGCCTGCGCAAGCCCGACGCGGCCATCTATGCGGCGTTGATCGAGCGGTGCGCCTGCCCGGCCGAGAACATCGTGTTCATCGACGACTTCGTGGAGAACGTAGCCGGGGCCGGCGACGCCGGACTGCTCGCGATCCGGTTCACCGACGCCGCGGCACTGCGCGAAAGCCTTGCCGAGTTGCGAATCGTCCCAGCCTGA
- a CDS encoding spirocyclase AveC family protein, which translates to MTRKVVPIKWWAALGAGVVGMIIYCWTDWIAVGDAHPAPKDGHAPGWMALTDHIFEGVVAALLLFTIYQFGWKQWRVQRRITLDGLLIMAMTSVYMLQDPWENYSAVVYSYNSRFVNLGCPQCHVPGWLSPGGSGKHQFVEPLIFIGLMYGGVLVLGMVGICKVMSMAKKRWPAIGTPGLIAVAFSAALILDLILELPGERGGGWVWWYPANNHLTLFYGHYYQMPLGEWLLWSGCWGSMGMLRYFRNDKGETFPERGLDKLKVTGWKRSGVRFLALSGALNLAMLCYNVSYNYVGLHSGTTIPAICNAPWYNDGMAGVGTDIHCPGPGIPIPSQQGNGYHLTPDNKLATPS; encoded by the coding sequence GTGACCCGCAAGGTGGTCCCGATCAAGTGGTGGGCCGCGCTCGGCGCGGGCGTTGTCGGCATGATCATCTACTGCTGGACCGACTGGATCGCCGTCGGGGACGCGCATCCGGCCCCCAAGGACGGGCACGCGCCGGGCTGGATGGCGCTGACCGACCACATCTTCGAGGGTGTCGTCGCTGCTCTGCTGCTGTTCACGATCTATCAGTTCGGCTGGAAGCAGTGGCGCGTGCAACGGCGCATCACGCTGGACGGCCTGCTCATCATGGCGATGACGAGCGTCTACATGCTGCAGGACCCGTGGGAGAACTACTCCGCGGTTGTCTACAGCTACAACAGCCGGTTCGTGAACCTGGGTTGCCCGCAGTGCCACGTCCCCGGCTGGCTTTCCCCGGGCGGGTCCGGGAAGCACCAGTTCGTCGAGCCGCTGATCTTCATCGGCCTGATGTACGGCGGCGTGCTGGTTCTCGGCATGGTCGGGATCTGCAAGGTCATGAGCATGGCCAAGAAGCGGTGGCCGGCCATCGGCACACCCGGCCTGATAGCGGTTGCGTTCAGCGCCGCGCTGATCCTGGACCTGATCCTCGAGTTGCCCGGTGAGCGCGGCGGCGGCTGGGTCTGGTGGTACCCGGCGAACAACCATCTGACCCTGTTCTACGGGCACTACTACCAGATGCCGCTGGGCGAATGGCTGTTGTGGAGCGGCTGTTGGGGCTCGATGGGCATGCTCCGCTACTTCCGCAACGACAAGGGCGAGACGTTCCCGGAACGGGGCCTGGACAAGCTCAAGGTCACCGGCTGGAAGCGCTCGGGCGTCCGTTTCCTGGCACTGTCCGGCGCGCTGAACCTGGCGATGCTCTGCTACAACGTCTCCTACAACTACGTCGGGCTGCACTCCGGAACCACCATCCCGGCGATCTGCAACGCGCCCTGGTACAACGACGGCATGGCCGGCGTCGGGACCGACATCCACTGCCCCGGCCCGGGCATCCCCATCCCGTCGCAGCAAGGCAACGGGTATCACCTCACCCCGGACAACAAGCTGGCAACGCCGTCCTGA
- a CDS encoding AAA family ATPase, with amino-acid sequence MSPADPYPSAAHRGDSLAAVAPFARVSLAERLGRGPLGLGATLDITRDLLNHLVPLHARGRVHGALSPENVLLTECDGLTQATLLAPRLQTEAGPGGGANNHAYSAPEMLGAIDRRVDGRADLYSLGVVVLECLTGTQPFRGADLRETLRRQLSIRVPTLRSRGITAPRAVDELLAALLAADPDDRYDRADRVMTDVIRLIADIAAGEREPALMLGPRRMPAPSALDEPSFTGREAELRLLAGRLEDARHGTPRTVVLTAASGGGKTGLLDELCRHPGATDVLILRGQGVEGAGQRPLQVLSGVAEGIVEQAATDLELAGALRTRLAGHSGPLCELLPELAEVLDPRRSPTAWPGVHSESQTVAALVALLASLGRPGRPALVVLDDCQWADDLTVSVLSAWTSRGVADDASTHVALVVAMRSEAGSRTVPPTAFTGAELRALPPLAEPEVAAIITSMAGAVPAGVTEVVVGLSHGEPLLVSAVLRGLVEGGALTGRRGAWAFDAVPDGWQASTEAAGVLSRRIELLAPGTRRLLESGAVLGRRFTVAHAAQLAGQAPEETATAAVQALERNLVWSPEPGVLAFIHDRVRATLQGGLTEDRLAALHGAAAELLESAQAPPDFDLAYHFDAAGQPERAFPHALSSAAAARARQDLVLAVRQYEIAERGFAAATREERYRVHAALGQIHVLRGSYDAAAARFTRALTFADDQVQIATTQGHLGEVAFRQDDLARAETHIEAGLTALGERVPHARVAVWIRLAVELLRRMTRRVRPQRRSEVGGGSARDRLVAHLYTQLQYPRWFHARRVETLWLMVRQVNVAERCPNSRELVHAYSVWGGALALTFPFLSGRGLRYVDLSNELAVAHHDIRAQGHAQSMRTCVLLAAGRYADGEVSAAQALRVLSRVGDRWEQGFAARNRALCLYRTGRLREAAAEARRVHRIGLEVGDANAEVTALEVLAKSTGGRQRVPTPAVELLLRGPDLETRVAGLQAEALRLRHDGDLSGALDLLEQAGRAVREARPTNTYLVPVFAWLATVHRERIEGELLPGGRRRALRAARRATRRATRYARVYPNDRPHALREKALVAALGGRSRRARRLLRAAAADALRREAWAELAETRREADRFGMADALTGPASQPAPGGDGDLIPPPAGLADRFQALLEAGALLAAADDVDAVQEALSATAISLLRAEYAQVGFAVEGPDPAGGVEDAVRQAVDWLAEVGAPTVLDLEADRQSTPIHALVPAAARSALCAPLTVDGHCGGYLLIAHDRVPNLFGEAEERLTRFLVALAGAALSRQRLERATRAEVLAAAEAERTRISRDLHDEIGQAFTSVLLGVRLVENAALSGGNWQEVLTRTEHLRTLVTGGLDSVRRLAFELRPTVLDDMGLLAAVRQLVAAPRAGVEVDLETVGVDDGQRLPPDVETAAYRVIQEGLTNVARHAGPCRCSVVIGADRRRLRILIEDDGRGFTMGNGSERLGLRGVHERAALVGGTVRVTSAPGQGTAVVLEVPLEVPG; translated from the coding sequence GTGAGCCCCGCCGACCCCTACCCGAGCGCGGCGCACCGCGGCGATTCCCTCGCCGCGGTCGCTCCGTTCGCGAGGGTGAGCCTGGCGGAGCGACTGGGCCGGGGCCCGCTCGGACTCGGCGCGACCCTGGACATCACCCGGGATCTGCTCAACCACCTCGTCCCGTTGCACGCCAGGGGCCGGGTCCACGGGGCGCTGTCTCCGGAGAACGTGCTGCTGACCGAGTGCGACGGGCTGACCCAGGCGACGCTGCTCGCGCCACGGCTGCAGACCGAGGCCGGGCCCGGCGGCGGCGCGAACAACCACGCCTACAGCGCCCCGGAGATGCTCGGCGCGATCGACCGGCGCGTCGACGGGCGGGCCGACCTCTACTCCCTCGGCGTCGTCGTGCTCGAGTGCCTGACGGGTACTCAGCCGTTCCGCGGGGCCGACCTGCGGGAGACGTTGCGCCGGCAGCTGTCGATCCGCGTCCCCACCCTGCGAAGTCGCGGAATCACGGCCCCGCGCGCCGTCGACGAGCTGTTGGCCGCGCTGCTTGCCGCCGACCCCGACGATCGCTACGACCGGGCCGACCGGGTGATGACCGACGTCATCCGTCTGATCGCCGACATCGCCGCCGGGGAACGGGAACCCGCGCTGATGCTCGGTCCGCGCCGGATGCCGGCACCCAGCGCACTGGACGAACCCTCGTTCACCGGGCGGGAGGCGGAGCTGCGATTGCTGGCCGGACGGTTGGAGGACGCCCGGCACGGCACACCGCGCACGGTGGTACTCACCGCGGCCAGCGGCGGTGGCAAGACCGGTCTGCTCGACGAACTCTGCCGCCATCCCGGCGCGACCGACGTGTTGATCCTGCGTGGGCAAGGGGTGGAGGGCGCGGGCCAACGGCCGCTGCAGGTGTTGTCCGGCGTCGCCGAGGGCATTGTCGAGCAGGCCGCGACCGACCTGGAACTGGCCGGCGCACTGCGCACGCGACTGGCCGGGCACAGTGGCCCGCTGTGCGAGTTGTTGCCCGAACTGGCCGAGGTCCTCGACCCGCGGCGCTCGCCCACCGCGTGGCCGGGCGTGCACTCGGAGAGCCAGACGGTGGCGGCACTGGTCGCGTTGTTGGCCAGTCTCGGCCGGCCCGGCCGGCCGGCGCTGGTGGTCCTGGACGACTGCCAGTGGGCTGATGACCTGACCGTCTCGGTGCTGTCCGCGTGGACCTCCCGCGGTGTGGCGGACGACGCCTCGACGCACGTGGCTCTGGTGGTGGCGATGCGGTCCGAGGCCGGTTCGCGGACCGTCCCGCCGACCGCGTTCACCGGCGCCGAACTGCGGGCGTTGCCCCCGCTGGCCGAGCCGGAGGTGGCCGCGATCATCACCTCGATGGCCGGCGCTGTGCCCGCCGGCGTCACCGAGGTCGTCGTCGGCCTCTCGCACGGGGAGCCGCTGCTGGTCTCCGCAGTGCTGCGCGGACTGGTCGAAGGCGGTGCGCTGACCGGTCGGCGCGGAGCGTGGGCCTTCGACGCCGTCCCGGACGGTTGGCAGGCCTCCACCGAGGCCGCCGGGGTGCTCTCCCGGCGCATCGAGTTGCTGGCGCCGGGCACCCGTCGTCTGTTGGAGTCCGGCGCGGTGCTCGGGCGCCGCTTCACCGTCGCGCATGCCGCACAGTTGGCCGGTCAGGCACCGGAGGAGACAGCGACCGCCGCGGTGCAGGCGTTGGAACGCAACTTGGTCTGGAGCCCAGAACCGGGCGTGCTGGCCTTCATCCACGACCGGGTCCGCGCGACCCTGCAGGGCGGGCTGACCGAGGACCGGTTGGCCGCCCTGCACGGGGCCGCCGCGGAGTTGCTCGAAAGCGCGCAGGCGCCGCCGGATTTCGACCTGGCCTACCACTTCGACGCCGCCGGCCAACCCGAGCGGGCTTTCCCGCACGCGCTGTCCTCGGCCGCAGCCGCCCGGGCGCGGCAGGACCTGGTGCTCGCGGTCCGGCAGTACGAGATCGCCGAACGCGGATTCGCCGCCGCTACCCGCGAGGAGCGCTACCGGGTCCACGCGGCGCTCGGCCAGATCCACGTGCTGCGGGGCAGCTACGACGCCGCGGCCGCGCGCTTCACCCGGGCGTTGACCTTCGCCGACGACCAGGTGCAGATCGCCACCACACAAGGACATCTGGGCGAGGTGGCCTTCCGACAGGACGACCTGGCCCGGGCCGAGACCCATATCGAGGCGGGCCTGACCGCGCTCGGCGAACGGGTGCCGCACGCCCGGGTGGCGGTCTGGATCCGGCTGGCCGTCGAACTGCTGCGACGGATGACCCGCCGCGTGCGTCCGCAGCGCCGGTCCGAAGTCGGAGGCGGTTCGGCCCGCGACCGGTTGGTCGCACACCTGTACACCCAACTGCAGTACCCGCGTTGGTTCCACGCCCGGCGCGTCGAGACGCTGTGGCTGATGGTGCGTCAGGTCAACGTCGCGGAACGCTGCCCGAACAGCCGCGAACTCGTGCACGCCTACAGCGTCTGGGGCGGGGCACTGGCGTTGACGTTCCCGTTCCTCTCCGGCCGCGGCCTGCGCTACGTCGACCTGAGCAACGAACTCGCGGTGGCCCATCACGACATCCGGGCCCAGGGCCACGCGCAGAGCATGCGCACCTGCGTGCTGCTGGCCGCGGGCCGCTACGCCGACGGTGAGGTCTCGGCCGCGCAGGCGTTGCGCGTGCTCTCCCGGGTCGGAGACCGTTGGGAGCAAGGATTCGCGGCCCGCAACCGCGCGCTGTGCCTCTACCGGACGGGCCGCCTGCGCGAGGCCGCGGCCGAGGCGCGCCGGGTGCACCGGATCGGGTTGGAGGTCGGCGACGCCAACGCCGAGGTGACCGCGTTGGAGGTGCTGGCCAAGTCCACCGGCGGCCGGCAACGGGTTCCCACGCCGGCGGTGGAGCTGTTGCTGCGTGGGCCGGATCTGGAGACCCGGGTCGCCGGGCTGCAGGCCGAGGCCTTGCGGTTGCGCCACGACGGGGACCTCTCCGGTGCGCTCGATCTGCTCGAGCAGGCCGGCCGGGCGGTACGCGAGGCCCGCCCGACCAACACCTACCTGGTCCCGGTGTTCGCCTGGCTGGCCACGGTGCACCGCGAGCGGATCGAGGGCGAACTGCTGCCGGGCGGGCGTCGCCGCGCGCTGCGCGCCGCCCGTCGCGCCACCCGACGGGCCACGCGCTACGCCCGCGTCTACCCCAACGACCGCCCGCATGCCCTGCGGGAGAAGGCGTTGGTCGCGGCGCTCGGTGGACGGTCCCGGCGGGCCCGGCGACTGCTGCGGGCCGCCGCGGCCGACGCGCTGCGGCGGGAGGCCTGGGCGGAGCTGGCCGAGACCCGCCGCGAGGCGGACCGCTTCGGCATGGCCGACGCGCTGACGGGGCCTGCGTCCCAACCCGCACCGGGCGGCGACGGCGACCTGATCCCGCCCCCGGCGGGTCTGGCCGACCGGTTCCAGGCGCTGCTCGAGGCCGGTGCGCTGCTGGCCGCCGCCGACGACGTCGATGCCGTCCAGGAAGCCCTGAGTGCAACGGCCATCTCCCTGCTGCGGGCCGAATACGCGCAGGTGGGTTTCGCGGTCGAGGGTCCCGATCCCGCCGGCGGCGTCGAGGACGCGGTGCGGCAGGCTGTGGACTGGCTGGCCGAGGTCGGGGCGCCCACCGTCCTGGACCTGGAGGCCGACCGCCAGTCGACGCCGATCCATGCCCTGGTGCCGGCCGCGGCGCGTTCGGCATTGTGCGCCCCGTTGACCGTCGACGGCCACTGCGGCGGCTACCTGCTCATCGCACATGACCGGGTGCCGAACCTGTTCGGCGAGGCCGAGGAACGGCTCACCCGGTTCCTCGTCGCGTTGGCCGGGGCGGCGTTGAGTCGGCAACGGTTGGAGCGGGCGACCCGCGCGGAGGTCCTGGCGGCGGCGGAGGCCGAACGCACGCGAATCTCCCGCGACCTGCACGACGAGATCGGCCAAGCGTTCACCTCGGTGCTGCTGGGCGTGCGCCTGGTGGAGAACGCGGCGCTGAGCGGAGGCAACTGGCAGGAGGTGCTTACCCGCACCGAGCACCTGCGGACATTGGTCACCGGTGGCCTGGACAGCGTGCGCCGGTTGGCGTTCGAGCTGCGACCGACGGTGCTCGACGACATGGGTCTGCTGGCCGCGGTGCGCCAACTGGTGGCGGCGCCCCGAGCAGGCGTCGAGGTGGACCTGGAGACCGTCGGGGTCGACGACGGCCAGCGGCTGCCGCCGGACGTCGAGACCGCTGCCTACCGGGTGATTCAGGAAGGCCTCACCAACGTGGCCCGGCACGCCGGACCATGCCGGTGCAGCGTGGTGATCGGGGCCGACCGGCGCCGGTTGCGCATCCTGATCGAGGACGACGGTCGCGGTTTCACGATGGGCAACGGCAGCGAACGCCTTGGGCTGCGCGGAGTGCACGAGCGCGCCGCCTTGGTGGGTGGCACGGTGCGCGTCACGTCGGCACCCGGTCAGGGCACCGCCGTAGTGCTGGAGGTTCCGCTGGAGGTGCCTGGATGA